The Triticum urartu cultivar G1812 chromosome 5, Tu2.1, whole genome shotgun sequence genome contains the following window.
atattatgggacggagagAGTAGTTATAAACAGTTACATTTTTAGGCCCTAGCACACAGCAAATCCCCTGTTGTTTCCTTTCATCAGAAACTGGAGCTATTTCTTCAGTTAAACACCCACTGTTCAGATTCAGACAATGGAGAGAGTGGGTGCTATCTTCTAATCTTGGACGTCCAAGCAGCATCCAACGGCCCAAGTTCAATTCCGTCAATTAGAGCACTGGCTTTGTCACCGTTTCCGCGCGTCCAACTTCACCTCTTTTGCTTCAGTTGGTAGGAGTATTGTGACCGTACCCTGGGGTATAAAAGCCATGTAAGAGCAGATTTTGATCCCAGACTAAACCCTATCCGCCACCAAAAAAATATTCTTCGAAAAGTATCTCCTTTGTGCTAAGATATAtttcaaaaataccaaaaaaaaaaACGGTAGCCCAAGAATTGCCCAAAAGTTTCTCGTTTGTGCTGTGTTTTTCTGAATCCTTTCTTCCGGTTCTTATATGATCCTGTCAATCCTTAACCCTGCGGAGCAGTGGTACTGCATAGGCATTTTGCTAAGCAGATGAATGTCGTGTGGGGTCGATAACACACAAGCAGATCATGTGTTGCGGGTAATACTGGTAGTAGCCATCGGAACATACTGGACTGGCAGAACCTGATGTGGTATGAATACTCCACCACTGACGACGACGGTTGAATTTCTCAGCATTGCTGGAGAAATGCTTGAAGTTGAAATCAAACTCATATGCCACAGGATCAGCCTATTATGCTTGGTTTTGCAATGTGCGTCTGAGTGACTGAAACATGGAGACTGAAGAGTATTAGTGCATCAACTTTTTCTCGGCTTTGCTGCAAGTGAAGAGCGCTTCCTTTTTTGGGTACACATAAGCCTTCATGTAGAAACATCCGGTTGCACATTGGTTTTAGCTTAACTACATGTTTCAATCCATAGAAGTGGCAGCTCTCTTGCAATCGTTGGGGTGTTGTAATCCTTGAAGAAGCTTCACTCCACCATCCATGCTCTCGCCGTGCGTTTCCTTTGGATTGGTACGTGGCAATGGACAATGGTGGATTGGGTCGACACAACATAGGATGGATCCACtatatttcaaaaatattttccTCAATGGCTTTTTTGTTACAGCTCATGTAGTTTCTTCGAATCAAGAAGTACTTTAAATATGAAGAAAGCAATCCATTGCACAAAAAAACTGTTCACGTAGCATGGAGACGTAGATAAGAGAAATGTCCCATCAAACAAGAAGTCGTCTCAATTAAACTAGAACATTGATGTTTCAATTCACTAAAAATTGAATTTATCGCCCTACAAAAAATGCTTCCACCACTACAAAGATGCATGTTGCACAACCTTGAAATAAATCATTAGTGAATGTGAAAGTTGTATGCGAATAAATGTGGGACAGAACCAGTGATGCGAGCGAACGAAACGACATACAAAGCGAGACATTAAGAGTAGAGATATATTTTAAATAAAAATAAATCCTATTATCACGAAGTAAATTTCTTTCACCCTAAAAAACATATTTTGCTATCCGATATATCGTACCGAAGAGCCAAGGCACGGCAGACTATGGCTGTGGTTGGATGGTCATGATGACAGTGGTATCCTTTTTTCACCGGAGTTCAACTCTCGTGATGTTATGTGGGAGAAAACATTCTAGTCGACTAAAGAAGACGTCTTTGGCGACTTTCTCAATCTCAAGGACTGCGTCTGTACCGTGTTTGATAAAAAAAGGAACCCGTCTCTTTTTTTTTCAAATGAAGGCAGCTCAAATcgcaaaaagaaagaaaagaaaactggCCAAACCGAACCGTGTAGTAGCTATCCAACGAGCACACCCTTTCCCATCCAAACCCTCGCCTCCGCGCGCCGCCGGCGCCGATGGGCGAGCTCGCAGAGGATCTCTTCCTCCGCCTTCCGACGGAGCTCGTCGAGGAGGTATTTTTCCGCCTTCCACCGGACGAGCCCGCCTGCCTCGCACAAGCCTCCGCTGTCTGCAAACCCTGGCGCCGCATCCTCGCCGATGTGGGCTTTCGCCGCCGCTACCGCAAGTTCCACGGAACGCCTCCCGTCCTGGGTCTCTTCCAACGGGCCGACTGGCTCTTCCGACCGGGGTCCCGCTTCGTTCCCACCTCCGCCCTCTTCCCTGCCCAGCCCGACCATCCCGATTGGCTTCCCATGGACTGCCGCCACGGCCGCGCCCTCTTCGACCGCACCTGGGACAAATCCCTCATGGTCTTGGACCCTCTGACGGGCCACCAGCGCCTCGTGTCCTCCCCCTATACTTACTCGGTCAGATTCAGTGCGGCGGTGTTCTGCGCCGGCGCCGCACAAGGCTGCGACCACCACGGTTGCCAAGGAGGTCACTTCCGTCTGGCCGTCGTGACCACCAATGATGTCCAAGAGGTCACATCGGGCTGGCTCTACTCGTCGGAGACTCGCGTGTGGAGCGACCTCACCTCTCTTCATCACCCCAATCTCAGATTTACCAATTTGGCTGCGCCTAGCGTCCTTGTGGGTGATGCACTCTACTTCAACCTTGGTGGCATCATCGAGTGCCAACTTGGTACACTCTGCCTGTCAATGTTCGAGAAGCCGATCGATGGCAAAGGGACTCTCATGGCGACGCAAGGCGGTCTGCTGGGATTCGCTGCTGTGGTGGATGCCGCAAATCTAACCCTTTGGTCGAGGGAGGCCGGACCCAAGGGAGCCATGGGATGGGCAAAACTCAGGATAATTGATCTTGAGGCGCTGCTCCCTGTTGATGCCATGTCCCTAACATTGGAATTCAGGAGGAGGGTATTCAGGAGGATCAGTGGCATCGCTGAGGGCACCCAAATCATTTTTGTGATAGCACGTGCTGGTTCTTATATGGTTGATCTCGAGTCAGGGCGAGTCAGGCCGGTGTCTCGTCTTTGCAGAAAAATCTTTCCCTACATGAGCTTCTACATACCAGGTACGTGCTACTACCTAtgtgcatatatatatataatcatgtATACAATTCCTTGTTACGATCTTTTAGTGGCACCTGGCAACATGAAATGAAAATATGTTTCTTGGCAAGTAGTAATTTTACACATGAGGACACGTGTGCTAAAGAAAGAGAGATGTTCCTCTGGACTGGAGTACATGTCCATATTTATTCTCGGTCCTTGTGATCAGTGAGTAAGGAAAAGCCTGGTTCATCAATCATTTGTTTTGATGTTGTGATTTTCTTGCATTTATGCAGCAATGGAAGCAGCTTGTGCTGGTCAGGAGCACTGAGCTGGTGTTTCCAGTGTTTATCATTCTCAAGTTAATGGAGCAAGCTCTTGTGGATCAATGGGGAAGTGGTAGTGGTAGTAGTGATGTTAGATATGGCACAAGTGCAGCTCTGGACCTGTAACTTTGTTTAGGCTGGGTTAAGGACCAATACTGCTGTTGTTAGTACTATGTGGTGTATGGAAATTTGTTTAGGAAGTTGTGCAGGAACTTTGTTGAACAAGTTGCTGCTCCTTTGCTTGCAATAATTTTCAGTCGTTAATAATTTTCAGGAAATGTACTTTCTGAATGCACAAAATGATTGACTGGTACTCCACAAGCTGCTCTTCCTTTAATATTTATTAGCT
Protein-coding sequences here:
- the LOC125506181 gene encoding uncharacterized protein LOC125506181 — its product is MGELAEDLFLRLPTELVEEVFFRLPPDEPACLAQASAVCKPWRRILADVGFRRRYRKFHGTPPVLGLFQRADWLFRPGSRFVPTSALFPAQPDHPDWLPMDCRHGRALFDRTWDKSLMVLDPLTGHQRLVSSPYTYSVRFSAAVFCAGAAQGCDHHGCQGGHFRLAVVTTNDVQEVTSGWLYSSETRVWSDLTSLHHPNLRFTNLAAPSVLVGDALYFNLGGIIECQLGTLCLSMFEKPIDGKGTLMATQGGLLGFAAVVDAANLTLWSREAGPKGAMGWAKLRIIDLEALLPVDAMSLTLEFRRRVFRRISGIAEGTQIIFVIARAGSYMVDLESGRVRPVSRLCRKIFPYMSFYIPAMEAACAGQEH